ACGCTGATGTGAAAGCCAAGGAGTGCAGGGTTCTATCGTGGGACCACCCGGATCTCACCTGCTAGGTCCAGAAGAGGCTTGTTCACATCACTAGGGAATTcccagaaggaagggaaagccCACGAGCAAGGCCTTGAAGAGCCCAGGTAGGGCTAGGGTTTCAGCACACTCACCAGATTGGGCCAAAGTGCAGACCGCTATCTGGAGATGTAGGTGTAGGTTCTAGAGGGAGAGCGTGTCTCATTCTGGGCACTGGGAGGCACGTTTAAGAAATCCCAAATCAAAATAGTGTCATCGTGAGAACTGCTGATGATCTGAAACTCATCAAACTGCAGCCGAAACACACGTCCAGAGTGTTCCTGCAAAAGAGCAGCTTGGTGAGCAGTGCCGTCCTTacagccccacccccagagcCAGATCCAACTCCAGTTGAAAAGCCAGCATGCATCCGAGCTTCCTGCACGGCCTCCCAGCCACTGAGCTGTGCCCTTTCTGAGAACAAGCTCTGCTTTGCCttctaggtttttcttttctttttaaattataaacattatGCCTTACATTATGACAGAAGAAAATGTGTCACAGAAGAAAAGCTACGTGGTCACCTCAGAGGCCGTCAGAGTTATCCACTCAGGATACTCTGTAAAATCAGAATAAGAAGGGTGAagttgctataattttttttggggggggggttcaagatagggtttctctgtgtacagccctggctagcttagaacctgctttgtagaccaaatggcctcaaactcacagagatcacctgccgctgcctcccgggtgctgggattaaaggcatgcaccaccaccacccagacacTTTAcctatatctgtgtgtgtgtgtgtgtgtattatccATAACTAAGAACATCTATGTTAAACCACAGCAGACATCAACACTCATGGTGAAAGCAAGAATGGCCCACACCCCAGTTCTGCCTGCCTGGTCTAGTCCATGcaggaaataagaaaatgcaaacaCTATTGCTGGAGCTGGAGTGAATGCTCAGTGGtagttgctcttacagaggacccagactcagactcagttcccagcacctatatggggGCTCACAAgctccataactctagttcctgggatCCAACAAGCACACAAGGTGAATGCACACGCAAGTAAGCAAAACATTCACAACATTTTCACGGACAGCCCATCACTGTTTTCAGAtgtcttctcaaaaaaaaaaaatccaacagaaTCAGTATTAGATATCAACAGCTTTGCTAACATTACAAAAGACTGACATATCAAAATAAAGCATTTACTTGGTCTTAAAACAACCAAGCTATTCTGCTATTTGCACTGACATAAACGAGCAATCAGCTGGAGGTCATTAAGTTAGTATCATAGGCCaggcacagacagacaagaaTTCCACAGACCGTGGATTCTCACAGAAATGAGACGAAAAAGAGGATACCAGAGTGGGGGGTGGGAGACAGCTAGATGGAGCGAGAAAGATGGGTCGAATTCAATGTTCATCAAAGGGTCCAAAGTTTCGGTTAGAGTGCAAGAACCCCTGTTAATCAGCCACTGAATTACTGTGTGACCACAGCAAAAGGCAAAGTGTTGTGTACTTCAGAATTTATGAAGAGtagctttgctttttttgtttgtttttgtttttgcaggtGGGTGACAGAGTCTtatgtatcccaagctggcctcacactcacggtgtagccaaggatgactcctgatcctcctgcctctacctcccaagagctgagattacagctcTGAGCTACCACACTTggtttaaaaacagatttttaatatttctgccacaaagaaattaaaattgatggactcataaattaaaatttaataggCCAAAATATCAGACTATATACTTTAACAAtacataattatttattaattcaaaataaactttaaaaattaaagtgttcCTATATGGCAAAACAATAATCCATGTAACACAGGGTGATGATAAATTCTACCTTAGCAGTACATAAATGTGCAATTACAAAATGTAAcacatggccgggcggtggtggcacacacctttaatcccagtactcgggaggcagaggcaggcagatctctgtgagtctgattgatgccagcctggtccacagagcgagttccaggacaggctccaaagatacagaaaaaccccgtcttgaaaaaccaaaccaaaccaaacaaaataacaaagtaaaatcTAAAATGCAACACAGCCGGGCACTGAAGACTCCGCCTCGCTACATGAGGGTGCCAGCCCGCCTCCAGAGGACCCTTTATCATACTAATAAAGATGCTACATTCCTTGGTCAAAATTACCCATGATTCCCTGAAAGCATGGTACAAGACACAAGCTTACAAGCTTTCCTGGGTACCCCATCCATCCCAACAAATCACATACCACCAAGGTACGCAGACACAGCGTGCTTGCCGGGGCCCGAGGGTCAAGAGCAGCTTGCAAGTCCCAGACTTTAATCTTCCTACAAGGGAAAAATGAGACTGGGATTAATGCAAAAGTTAACATTGTCTACATCATGTACATCCATGACAAGCCAGCGTGCATCTGAGTCTCCACCAAACCCGTGAGCAACATGCTGATGTTTCTAAGTTCCTGAACTTAGATTTTGAGTGCCTGATTTTGGGAAAACCTTCCCAGAGTTCCTGAAACTTTAAAGGGATGTTACTGTTAAGGAGATAAAcaggcagaggacttgggttcctAACCAGGCATCTATATCACCAAATTCATTACTTGGGTAACTGAGTACGAGACTCCTAGAATGCCTTCCTCCAAATGAAATGTTTAGATGATCAGGCTTATATAATGCAGGATTGGGGCTTAAAGGCTCCATTTGTCAttgagaacaaaagagaaaaagaggaattaTATTACTGAGTTCAAGCGGGGGAGGATAGTGGTGTTCCTGGTTTATTTATAATTAAGGCGGTTTAATTCcctgtgtgtacgtgcatgcacacGGGTGTAGTGAGTGCTCTCCTTCTCCAGGGGTTCCAGGGTTGAACTCAGTTtaccaggcttgtgcagcaagcaccctcaactactgagccatctgcaGGCCCTACTCTTTCTATTTCTGGCAATAGTTAGAATAAAAGCTAGAACTCAAGTGCCTGGCTATGGTATGATTGAGGCAAGCTTTACTTCAACTTTCTGGGCCCGGGCATCCTCACCTGACCCACTGGTATGTCAGATCTTTCTCACACAGAGTCCAGCACGCATAGAGTTCTTTATTAATAGACAACAGTTTTGTTCCTGACAAGGCTACAGTCATGCATGTGCAGACTAAACACATACCCATCATAGGCGCCGCTGACAATCCTCTTGTTATCAAAACGGATGCATCGGACCAATTCTTCGTGCCCCTCTAGGACTCTTAGACAGGCACCACATTCAATATCCCATAGCCTTAAATAAGAAGCAGTCATCTATGAAACAAATTCCCACATGACTCAAGCCTTCCAAGTCTGTACACGTGTTTCATACAGGTAAGACTTTTCATTCTCCTTGAATTCCATATTCTCATCTTACTCCTGGCTCATATCACATGTGTATAGCTAAATCGAGTTCTAACATTTGTGCTTCCAGCACTAATATAGGCAGAAGCCTCATTTCtgttatattttatgtaatttgaAACTTTTaagagacttttttaaaaaatcatctcaACAAGCTATTTCAATTATGCTAAGTGCCTGGGAATTCTTTTGGTATCTCAGGTGATAAATCCTGAGCCTGGTGGCTTCAGAAGAGCTTTCCTGGACAAGACATGAACTTggggcaggaaaggaagaaagcatgtCCACCAAGGAAGGACAGGGAGACCACACAGAGGCAGGGACTCTAGTCTCAGTAGTCTGTCTCCAAATCTTGACGAAGCTCagtggtgcttgtgtgtgttagATATGCTTGGTTCCTGAGGGCTGCATCTCAGACTCGCTGGGTGTGcagtgtctcagaaaaccaaaccactGGCCACATCAAGCATTCTCCTCTGCATGATACATAGGATATAAACTCGTATGTGTTCTAATTCTGGAGAATGAGAccctttcagttttgtttcctaCTGATTGGtttttttgtaataaataaataaaccaatatcAATTTCTACGCACCGGATGGTGTTATCTGACGATCCGCTAACAACCAGCCGGTCTCTGTACTGCAAACAGGCGATACCCCGCTTATGTCCATTCAGAGTACGAACAAACTCACAAGTGCTCGTGCTCCACACCTGTGGACAGACAGCAGCGCTGTTAGAAGACACCAAATCCTGCCACAAGATACCTTCAGAGGAAGCTGGGCAAAGAGATGCATCCTACAATCCTtgttcagaaggctgaggcaggaggatggcaagctTAAAGACAGTGTGACTGCAGAGTGGAGGCAGGGGCACACTCCAAGAATGACCCCAAATGACCGGCCATAAACGTTCTCCGTGGCTACCAATGGCTAGGTAGAAACTGGACAGCGTGAGCTTTCCTGGCTGTGGGTAATGAAACTGGGATGAAATACAGGGGAGTTTAGGAGTCTCTAAACTGTGACATTTTCACAAAGACAACATCTAGAAGGCGCAGGTATTTTTGTGTGGAGGAAAGTCTATGTCAGATTCTGTTTTCACACTAGCTCACACGTCACACTTCATGTACTGACATACAAAATCTTCACCGTCTACACCCTCCTCATCTCACCAGTTTCTGGAGTAGCACCATATATTTTGCCACATGACTCCTAATATTCCATACATGATATAAATACTCCCCTCTTGTGAATCTGCCTGTAACATGCAGATGCTCACGGGCACACTTACTATGTGATGAGCCAGACAAGAGGACACAGTCGCTGGAGTTTCTGAGCTGATGAGCCAGATGCGTTTGCAGCTCAATGGAATGAGCTGGTATTTCTATGCCCATCCCCTCCAGATGGAGTTAGACCCCCAAGCCCATGCCGTATacaaaaatttaattcaaaatagATCAAAGGTCTAAATGGAAGAGCCGAAATTTATACAACCCTCGGGGAGGAGGAACAAAAGACTAAATCTCTAGTGGCGGGCAATGGTTTCTTAGGTATCACAAAAAAAAGCACAcgcaacacacaaaaaaaataaacggATGTCATCAAAATTAAAGTTAATTGTGATTCCAAGGATGGTATCAACAAAGTAAGAGCAAAATCATTTATCTGATTAAGGAGCTCATTTCCAaggtataaaagaaaaattataactcaactagaaaaataaaaccaagttttTAAATGGGCTTAAGATTTAAACACATTTCTCCAGAGCAGGTACACAGTGGCCAATAAGTAAGACACCACTCACCACCAAAGAGTGCAAGCCAAACTGCAGATACTCCTAATTTTCTAATTAGGTCCAAGTGCTCCTGACTGTCAGGGACTGCTCTTGTCCTGACTGTGATGTGGTTAAGTTAATGCACACAAAATCTACTGGTTCAGCTTCCAGACACCTAAGTTTTGATGTGATATGGCCCGTGATTTGTGGGACAAGTTACCAGAGCACAGAGCACTGCCCAGTAccagtttatttgtttgcttgcttacttgtttgtttgtttttcaagacagggtttctccgagtAAAAGCCCTAGCTGACACTGTCCTGAAAGTAGCTCTGTACaactagctggcctcaaactcacagagatccacctacctctgcctcccgagtgctgggattaaaggcgtgtgccactaacACCTGGCTAGAACGTTCTTAAAACTAGCACAAAGCCTTATGCTAGCAGGACTATAACATGGGACAGTCACACTGGAAAACCATTTGGCAGTTCTCTGGGATGTTAACCAATTAAGAGAACTAAAAGCATGTGCACAGAGGAACGGGCAAATGTTTACAGCAACATCATTTATATTGCCAGCAAAGGGAAACAAACAACAGTGCACCAGCACAGAAGGGGAAAACAAAGTGTCATTTGCTTAGAGTGAAGACACATTTGGCCATCAGAAGCAACAAAGCACTGGTCTGGGTTAAGCCCTGTGTTACATGAGAAAGTCAGATACAAAGGGCCACAGTGTACAGGATTCCATTTACATGAAATGTCTAGAACAGGCAAATTCAGAGACAGAGGGTAGAATGCTGAATGTCAGGAACAGGTGGTTGGCTCTCCTGCATATTTAGTGTTGTAGGAAAAAGTGTTTACAAACTAGGCTGGGGTAATGTTATACAAAGATGTAAATGCGCTAATAGTACATTTGGAAAAGGCAAATCTTCAGGTATGGAAATTATAGACAATAAATATGCAAGAAATCTGGATCTTATGAGGCCTTACTAATAACTATTGGCTACTGATTCTGAGAAAGGGGGGTCACTGTCTGCAGTTGTGCACCCACCTCTGAGCCCATTGGGCTCCAACAGACAACTCTAAACCCATAGTCCCCAGTCAACACTGGTCAAATTCAATGAATCACAGAACAAAATGAACAGAGATGAAAGTGGGAAAGAGATCTGTGGGAAAATAGAGAATAGGAAAGTGGGAGGCTGGGTGAAAATGGTCAGTATGAACAAGGTGTGAAATTgttaatgaatatatatgtggACACACACAGGGAAAGCTAAACTTTAAATAAGTTAACACAGATAAAGGAATCAGAACTGAATTTCCCATACATCTTAGTCTACAACTGCTAGCCACATTTTGCCTTTCATCTGTCCCAACCCCCATCTTAGCTTCCTGAAGACAGGGACATGTCTTGTTCATCCTTCTTTCCCTAGCATCTAACCAGGGCCTATACAATAGCAAACTCTcggaaaagaataaagcaaaccTAAGCTCCACAGGACCAATGTGAGCTGTTTGTGAATCAGATGCTCGCCCTAATAAAGTgctgtggtagtggtggtgtgaGTGAGGGAAGGACGTAAAGCTCCTACACATACAGCATGCTCAGCTTAGTCTCTGTCTCTTAAAAAGGTGActaacagccaggcagtggtggtacacacctttactcccagcactagggaggcagaggcaggtggatctttgagttcgaggccagcctggtctacagagtgagtcctggGACTGTCAAAAGctcttacacagaaaaaccaacaATGTCATTTCATTCAAATGGCAACCAATGACTTTTTTTCTTCCGTCCTGTCTGTGGCTCCAGAAGCGTGTGAAATGGGAGGATCTCATCAAAGATTAGACCCTGCCACCCGGGGGAGCCACCTCTGCCTATTCTCTGCTGTGTACAGGTGGGGAGAGTCAGGGCCAACACTGCAAACACACTCACTTTAATGGTCCTGTCTCCAGAGGCAGACACAATGTACTTATCATCAAAGTCTACTACATTGACAGCAGCACGGTGGCCAACCAGGACACGGCGTAAAGTGATATCAGTGGCAGAAGCCATGTCCCATACAGCAATGGAACGGTCCTTGGAACAAGTCACCATCAGTCCATTGCTGAAGCGTAAGTGCAGCACAGCTTCATTGTGATGGATGAGTGTGTTGAGAACTTCACCCGTGTTCACATCCCAGACTCTGGAAGAGAACAAACAGAAAGTTGTGGCACTGAGAGCCGAAGAAAGGTAATGGGGTTCAGTCTCACTCTTAGTGTACCAAGTGCGTGCCCCTGTGCCCCAAGTATATTCTGCCAGACTGCTAACAGCAGAACCCCACACCCAGGAGCATAGCATAcagcatgcatatacacagtgtGCAACAGAGCCTGGGCAGTGGCCTCCTTGCTGCTGACAACAACTAAGATGCCTTTAGGAAGAAGGCTAAATCTGGCTGGGCTCAGGTTTATCTCACACTCAGTGTGATTAACTGAGGGATGGCTTCAGGTTTGCACAGTGACAAAGATGACCCCTCAAGTCAGCAGGCTTTCAGTGACTTTGAGACAAGAGGAGGAGCCCACGGTAATCCCAAGCTAAAGGTTGTCATTGGCCTCTGGCATGTCGAGGAACCTATTGCTTATTATTTGCAAACTAAGCTGGGGcatttcaaagtaatttttatcTGACTTATCTGACACTTGAGACATGCAAAGAGTGCCAACATCCTAAGGGATACACTGATGTGAagcagaagatgaccttgaaggCTGAGCAGTGTTTTGTGACAAGGCAGCTGCCTAGAGGCCAAATGAGGGCATGGAGAGTAGCTGTGCTGTGGACAGGGTTGAGCAGAGTCTGACAGTGTAACATGAGACAAGCAGCGGAGAGGGAGCATCACAGAAGCCAGGGATCGACTGACAACTACCCTGTCTCCTCCAAATGCCTGTGAATACGCAGTCCTACCCAAGCCTGAGTCGGCTGAGATGAACTGctcctttctgctcctcattcccTCTGGGACTTCCCTACATGATGATGCCCTTTTGTTCTGCTGGACTGTCACCCACTGCATATCAGGTACCGGGAGGTGTGCTTTCCAGGAGCCTAGGAGCACATCTCAGTAACGTTCCCGTTTTAGTCATGATACCCAACTACCAGTCACCGCTCCCTTCTGTAATGTCTTTTCCACTCTGCCCTGGAGTGGCAACTAAAAACTAAAGCTTCCATCATTGTAAAGGCTATAAATAAAGTATTGAGTGACCTAAACTCAAGGTTTAAACATGTACTGGTTCCAAGGAAATTATGTAATCTCTCAGGTTTTTAATACACCTGCAGAGATGAAGACAATGTCTAAGAGGACTCAAGCAGGTATCATAATCAAATGCATCATCTCTGGCTTAAAGTCCTCACTTTCCCAGGGGTCTACAAACTGTCTGATTCTTTCAGTTCCTGCACCCTTCACACTCCAAGAACAACTGACTTTTTCTCCTGCTTTGGATAGCAGGCTCCTAAGAATAGGAGGCAAGCTAATATAAACAGTTTGATTTTATTGAAGAACATACTGCCATCTCTACAGAACACAGCAAAAGGAAGAggacacctttaaaaaaaacctcagccTTCTGGACTAATTGCTTAACATGTCTCCATCAAAAAGAGTCTTGATTTTCAACAAGTaaaaatatgcatgtgtgtatgtatgcaggtgtgtaggtgtagtgtgtgtgtgtgtgtgtgtgtgtgtgtgtgtgtgtgtgtgtgtgtacattcatccAAAAATTCCTGAAGAGGGTCAGAGAATGAAGCCAGACCACTCACCTCACCGTTGAATCTGAAGAACCAGTTACAATGACTCGCTCATCATACTGGAGGCAGAGAACAGAGCCCGTGTGTCCCGTTAGCACTTTCAAACATTCCAGACTGGTTTTATCCCAGATCTATTGAGGCGAGACAACCATCACAGCAATTAGTGCAGACACTTTACACCAAGGTTCTCGTGCACCCTGCACTCTGAATCATAAAGAATGCACACAGGGTGTAGGACAAGATGAGTATCAAACAGATAGAAAATAACAAGAGGAAACAGAACTGGGGCAATACCAACTAGCTTCCAGAATAGACACGAAGCTTTGCTTAAGGTAAACACTTAGCTCATTCAATCAGCGGCTTGataaaggggattttttttaaataaaatctgggaaGAGTCAGCTCGCTCTCTGGTAAATAATGTGACAGCCTCTACTAAGATCATCTCAAAATGCATACCCCTGATAtcttgaaaactttttttttttaaatggagtgtttgttccctgaaaaCCCCAAATAAATTATCAAGAGTTCTTAATAAGAAAATGTAATATTTCATTACAAAGTTAAACACTTAAGAATCAGGTGTGAGAACACTTCACACAGGTGAACTGTGCGTATGTTCCCACAATCCAGTTTCCAGGTTTTCACTCATACAGGTGAAGTGCACTTATGTTCCCTGCATGCAGGCATTTCCAGAGGCTCCATTCACAATCCTGAGAAGCCACAAGCAGCATGAATACCTCGAGAACTAAATGGATTAGCACACTGCGATGTGTACCCAGTAACATAGAATGCTACTTTGAATACATTACTAAACAAAGCAAGAGAGTGAAATTAAAAGCACCTGTACTGAGTATAAGACGTCAAATTTCAAAAGTTTCTTATGTGTTATGTAGATGCACTGATAGGAAATGCtaaagggagggaggggcggagggacagagggagggagggtaggaaGAAAGAATCCtttcttatatatatatgaaggaagACAGATGGGAAGACCACTGGATTCCTGAGCATGGGGGTGTGAAAGGGTGATCTCCAGGGGCAGAACAAGGGACTCTGAGGAGATCGTAAACGTAAACAGAGAGCATCAAACATGAATGTGCTCATTCACAGGCAGGGACGAGTGAGATGAGACCAGGAGATGCCGTCTCTGGTGCTTTTGAATGACAGGAAAGCTGCTGGCACTGAGAACATATAGAAATCTATCTCTACACAGTAGCAGAGGCCACCCTGCGCCAGCACTTCAACCCTAAGCACCACTCTAAAATAACACACAATCAGTAACTTGCCTTGATCGAGTTGTCTCGGAGGCCACTGATGATCTTGTCATCATCATACTGCAAGCAGTAGACACCTTTACTATTTTCAGAGCggcactggatcctctgcaagTTGTGCCGTCCACACCGCCAATTTGATTCTATGGTCTGGAGAAAGGAGGCAAGAGGTGGGTTCTGTGAGTCAACTGTTTCACATTCTGGTGTTGCTTCCAGAAGCAGAATACCACTGACACCCCAATTTTGCTCTTTTCCTAGTGAGACATTAGCCAACGAAATTTCTTCTGAAACCCTCCCTGCCTACCTGACAGCTGGGTTATTTCTGAAAAGGACTAGACAGAATTCAGTATGTTTCAAGAACATCATTTGCCCccaagatataaataaataaataatatctcaCTGAGTTACTCCCTAATACCAATTAAAATACTTGGCAAAAGACTGCCCCGTTGCTAAGCCCTATTATCACAACCTACACGGCAAACTCAAGAGTTGTCTGATCACTGGCTAGTACCTGCCAACCACAGATGACTAACTGCACTGGCACATTTAAGCTCCAGCCAGACTGAAATCACTTTAATAAGAATGAAATACTTTGCCTagtggtgcacatgcctttaatctcagcatttgggaggcggaggcaggctgatcttGGAGTtgggggccagtctggtctatagagcatgatccaggacagccagagctacatagagaaatactgtcttgaaaaaccaaaggaaaacaaaaacaacaaaccccaaaacaacaacaataaaaatgaaatactttaGCTCCAGGTCCTACTTTTCTCATCATCCATGCACTGCTTGATGAGTTGTTGCATATTCCCATAACTGAGGAGTAAAAGATCAAGGATGCATGCTGTATTCCAAGGAGGCATCAAGCCAGTGGTGAGGGTAAACTCTTGCACTCCAgaactggggaagctgaggcacaaGACAGCACATTCAAGGCCTACCTGAGCTTCACAGTAAGACCCTACCTGTCTCAACACCAACTCTCTCTcgctctccccctctctccctccctccctttctccctccctccctcctcactttTAATGGTTAGGCTTAACTTTTTTTCCTTGGCCTTGTAATGCAAAAGCAATACACATtcaacagaaactgtattttgaaTTCTGACCCTTTCCCTGGCTAGCCACTTGGATGCTGGATGACAGCAGCCAGCCATAATCTGCCACAAGATTTCAAAAGGAAAGCAACTGGAATCTATAGTGCAATTAGAAATATGTTAAACACATTTTGACCAATACTATTTAACTTATCAGCTGTAACCTCATGGTACACTGAGGAACATCTACACTCTGAACTAAATTTATTTGGCTAAAGATTATGCCAATAATCTTAGTAGTGTTTCTCactgttttccttttataaataaggaaacaGTTTAACTTGTCTAAGATCACAAAAAACAGTAACTTAGAAATCAAACCCAGTTCTGATCAGCCCAGGATTCTGCTAGGAACATATTCACTGGTATAAAAAGGATAGTCTTAGCTCTTAGgcagagaacacagaacacaAACATATCACTAACAATTCAGAGGAGTGTC
The Microtus pennsylvanicus isolate mMicPen1 chromosome 11, mMicPen1.hap1, whole genome shotgun sequence genome window above contains:
- the Fbxw11 gene encoding F-box/WD repeat-containing protein 11 isoform X1; translated protein: MRTLSSGEPSAELVGRLLAPTRPREPRGLPGVVVPAARPASTEGEGGAAGGPAGWQLEWVREPPPPPPLPPPPPPGPFAAERGERGGAAGAAMEPDSVIEDKTIELMCSVPRSLWLGCANLVESMCALSCLQSMPSVRCLQISNGTSSVIVSRKRPSEGNYQKEKDLCIKYFDQWSESDQVEFVEHLISRMCHYQHGHINSYLKPMLQRDFITALPEQGLDHIAENILSYLDARSLCAAELVCKEWQRVISEGMLWKKLIERMVRTDPLWKGLSERRGWDQYLFKNRPTDGPPNSFYRSLYPKIIQDIETIESNWRCGRHNLQRIQCRSENSKGVYCLQYDDDKIISGLRDNSIKIWDKTSLECLKVLTGHTGSVLCLQYDERVIVTGSSDSTVRVWDVNTGEVLNTLIHHNEAVLHLRFSNGLMVTCSKDRSIAVWDMASATDITLRRVLVGHRAAVNVVDFDDKYIVSASGDRTIKVWSTSTCEFVRTLNGHKRGIACLQYRDRLVVSGSSDNTIRLWDIECGACLRVLEGHEELVRCIRFDNKRIVSGAYDGKIKVWDLQAALDPRAPASTLCLRTLVEHSGRVFRLQFDEFQIISSSHDDTILIWDFLNVPPSAQNETRSPSRTYTYISR
- the Fbxw11 gene encoding F-box/WD repeat-containing protein 11 isoform X5, giving the protein MEDQNEDESPKKSALWQISNGTSSVIVSRKRPSEGNYQKEKDLCIKYFDQWSESDQVEFVEHLISRMCHYQHGHINSYLKPMLQRDFITALPEQGLDHIAENILSYLDARSLCAAELVCKEWQRVISEGMLWKKLIERMVRTDPLWKGLSERRGWDQYLFKNRPTDGPPNSFYRSLYPKIIQDIETIESNWRCGRHNLQRIQCRSENSKGVYCLQYDDDKIISGLRDNSIKIWDKTSLECLKVLTGHTGSVLCLQYDERVIVTGSSDSTVRVWDVNTGEVLNTLIHHNEAVLHLRFSNGLMVTCSKDRSIAVWDMASATDITLRRVLVGHRAAVNVVDFDDKYIVSASGDRTIKVWSTSTCEFVRTLNGHKRGIACLQYRDRLVVSGSSDNTIRLWDIECGACLRVLEGHEELVRCIRFDNKRIVSGAYDGKIKVWDLQAALDPRAPASTLCLRTLVEHSGRVFRLQFDEFQIISSSHDDTILIWDFLNVPPSAQNETRSPSRTYTYISR
- the Fbxw11 gene encoding F-box/WD repeat-containing protein 11 isoform X2, translated to MRTLSSGEPSAELVGRLLAPTRPREPRGLPGVVVPAARPASTEGEGGAAGGPAGWQLEWVREPPPPPPLPPPPPPGPFAAERGERGGAAGAAMEPDSVIEDKTIELMNTSVMEDQNEDESPKKSALWQISNGTSSVIVSRKRPSEGNYQKEKDLCIKYFDQWSESDQVEFVEHLISRMCHYQHGHINSYLKPMLQRDFITALPEQGLDHIAENILSYLDARSLCAAELVCKEWQRVISEGMLWKKLIERMVRTDPLWKGLSERRGWDQYLFKNRPTDGPPNSFYRSLYPKIIQDIETIESNWRCGRHNLQRIQCRSENSKGVYCLQYDDDKIISGLRDNSIKIWDKTSLECLKVLTGHTGSVLCLQYDERVIVTGSSDSTVRVWDVNTGEVLNTLIHHNEAVLHLRFSNGLMVTCSKDRSIAVWDMASATDITLRRVLVGHRAAVNVVDFDDKYIVSASGDRTIKVWSTSTCEFVRTLNGHKRGIACLQYRDRLVVSGSSDNTIRLWDIECGACLRVLEGHEELVRCIRFDNKRIVSGAYDGKIKVWDLQAALDPRAPASTLCLRTLVEHSGRVFRLQFDEFQIISSSHDDTILIWDFLNVPPSAQNETRSPSRTYTYISR
- the Fbxw11 gene encoding F-box/WD repeat-containing protein 11 isoform X3, which codes for MRTLSSGEPSAELVGRLLAPTRPREPRGLPGVVVPAARPASTEGEGGAAGGPAGWQLEWVREPPPPPPLPPPPPPGPFAAERGERGGAAGAAMEPDSVIEDKTIELMISNGTSSVIVSRKRPSEGNYQKEKDLCIKYFDQWSESDQVEFVEHLISRMCHYQHGHINSYLKPMLQRDFITALPEQGLDHIAENILSYLDARSLCAAELVCKEWQRVISEGMLWKKLIERMVRTDPLWKGLSERRGWDQYLFKNRPTDGPPNSFYRSLYPKIIQDIETIESNWRCGRHNLQRIQCRSENSKGVYCLQYDDDKIISGLRDNSIKIWDKTSLECLKVLTGHTGSVLCLQYDERVIVTGSSDSTVRVWDVNTGEVLNTLIHHNEAVLHLRFSNGLMVTCSKDRSIAVWDMASATDITLRRVLVGHRAAVNVVDFDDKYIVSASGDRTIKVWSTSTCEFVRTLNGHKRGIACLQYRDRLVVSGSSDNTIRLWDIECGACLRVLEGHEELVRCIRFDNKRIVSGAYDGKIKVWDLQAALDPRAPASTLCLRTLVEHSGRVFRLQFDEFQIISSSHDDTILIWDFLNVPPSAQNETRSPSRTYTYISR